CTTCGAAAAGCGGTTCGAGGAGTTCTGGCATCGCCCCTTCGAGATGATGAGGGCGCCTTGGTGGCCCTGGTGGGGCGAGCGCGAGTACGAAGTTTCTCCCACGGTGGACATCTACGAGGACGGCGATCATGTCGTCCTGAAGGCGGAGATCCCCGGGATGAAGAAAGAGGACATCCACGTAGACATCACCGAAAAGACCGTCACCATCTCCGGCGAGAAGCACAAGGAGGAAAAGGTGGAGCGGAAGGACTACTACCACCACGAACGTTCCTACGGCTCCTTCGCGCGGACGTTCCACCTTCCCTGGGAGGTGAAGACGGACAAGGTCGAGGCGCACTTCAAGGACGGGATCCTCGAGGTTCGGGCGCCCAAGACCGAGGAGGCGGCCAGGAAGTCCCGCAAGGTCGTCGTACAGTAAATCGTCGGAAAAAAGGAACGGGCGGACATGGGCGGGGGCCGCTCTCGGCCATCCATGGCCTCCGCGGCACTCGCCCATCCATGGGCATCGGCCGCTCTCGGCCATCCATGGCCATTGTGCGGCATCGTGTAAAATAAAGCGAGGAGGCGCTTCCGGCGCTTCCGGAGAGGCGCAAGAGGATGGTCTTCCTTCGCCTTGCCACGCTCGCCGCCGCGCTCCTTTCCGCGGCGCTCCTTCCCGCCCCCGCGGCGGACGATCCTTACCTGCAGAAGCGGCTTGCGATGGTCCGCGACCAGATCGAACGCGACGGGATCGACGATCCGGGCGTTCTGGGCGCGATGCGGGAGGTCCCCCGGCACC
The Thermodesulfobacteriota bacterium genome window above contains:
- a CDS encoding Hsp20/alpha crystallin family protein, with amino-acid sequence MRKNPLSLVKKDTSAVSPFEDFEKRFEEFWHRPFEMMRAPWWPWWGEREYEVSPTVDIYEDGDHVVLKAEIPGMKKEDIHVDITEKTVTISGEKHKEEKVERKDYYHHERSYGSFARTFHLPWEVKTDKVEAHFKDGILEVRAPKTEEAARKSRKVVVQ